A genomic segment from Vibrio panuliri encodes:
- a CDS encoding GNAT family N-acetyltransferase, with product MAKIEFATGALDAQTHLELTNGLESHSQNLAAPTYNKQHFNWTLRDEQGKLIAALTADLLWDWLYISELWVDESCRGCGMGSQLMQQAEQYAQANRLTGLWLWTQSWQAPDFYKRLGFEEFTTFDHFPVGHRRIGLRKMLLGSEDGSTQG from the coding sequence ATGGCTAAGATTGAATTCGCGACTGGCGCGCTTGATGCGCAAACACATCTAGAACTGACCAACGGCCTTGAATCTCATAGCCAAAACTTAGCGGCGCCGACCTATAACAAACAGCATTTCAATTGGACGTTAAGAGACGAGCAAGGCAAGTTAATTGCAGCGCTTACCGCCGACTTACTTTGGGACTGGCTATACATTAGCGAGCTATGGGTTGATGAAAGCTGCCGTGGCTGTGGTATGGGTAGCCAATTGATGCAGCAAGCGGAACAGTACGCGCAAGCTAATCGGCTGACTGGTCTGTGGCTCTGGACACAAAGCTGGCAAGCACCGGATTTCTACAAACGCCTTGGGTTTGAAGAGTTTACCACCTTTGACCATTTCCCTGTTGGACACCGACGCATCGGCTTACGAAAAATGCTTCTAGGCTCAGAAGATGGTTCGACTCAGGGGTGA
- a CDS encoding GNAT family N-acetyltransferase has protein sequence MNTPNTSKYTELKQGNAVAFGDDLTIALIQPSDLIDIIAMLNDERVNQYLFFAPADNSFYEGYFNPLIESTQHAIESGNWAESLVFVIRDSAGKYMGMTAVTSVMFLTGNYEVGYQLPYHAWRQGIATRACQLMVDIGFHQLGAHKISADCYASNVGSYKTLEKCGFVAEGCQKDYYKTEHGFDDKLYYGLTQAAFNAR, from the coding sequence ATGAACACTCCCAACACCAGCAAATATACAGAGCTTAAACAGGGCAACGCAGTAGCTTTTGGCGATGATTTGACTATCGCACTGATTCAACCATCTGATCTTATTGATATCATTGCGATGCTAAACGATGAACGAGTCAACCAGTACCTGTTTTTTGCACCGGCCGACAATAGCTTCTATGAAGGGTATTTTAATCCACTTATAGAAAGCACCCAACATGCGATAGAGTCAGGTAATTGGGCTGAATCTCTAGTCTTTGTAATTAGAGATTCGGCTGGAAAATATATGGGTATGACGGCAGTGACCTCAGTGATGTTCCTTACGGGGAATTATGAAGTGGGCTATCAGCTACCCTACCATGCTTGGAGGCAAGGTATCGCTACACGTGCTTGTCAGCTAATGGTGGATATTGGTTTTCATCAGCTTGGTGCTCATAAGATTTCCGCAGATTGCTATGCATCAAATGTGGGCTCGTACAAAACGTTGGAGAAATGTGGTTTTGTCGCCGAGGGATGTCAGAAGGATTATTACAAAACTGAGCATGGTTTTGATGACAAACTTTATTACGGTCTCACTCAAGCCGCTTTCAATGCTCGATAG
- a CDS encoding helix-turn-helix domain-containing protein, with translation MIAWKLPLEGYEWLVHQVWYLQVEQDEQIDPKPHLIPNARAHLLFTPEQQSYSYDDGKRVLSGSGSHLLTANDQLLLLDDQPPLKRIGVTFRPEALYCLSAEGVQSTNQCQWFDWLTPLFDQTFQQSLWMTTDEPKLLLEKIKQQLDRLHIQPSQSNAFKLAQKSVALVESQHVLEIESLAQHCACSRRTLERSFKKVTGLSVKQYLQMMRLEQMIIAIYQQEEEIDWTEFSQQFGFSDQSHLIRTLKQQLRKTPSNYLRKRDLTIDIYGDFE, from the coding sequence GTGATCGCTTGGAAGCTGCCATTAGAGGGCTACGAATGGCTTGTTCATCAGGTATGGTATTTACAAGTCGAACAAGATGAGCAAATTGATCCTAAGCCACATTTGATTCCAAATGCCCGTGCCCATCTGCTTTTTACACCAGAACAGCAAAGCTATAGTTATGATGATGGTAAACGGGTACTTTCTGGAAGTGGAAGTCACTTGCTGACAGCTAACGATCAACTACTCTTGCTTGATGATCAGCCACCACTCAAAAGAATTGGGGTTACCTTCCGCCCAGAGGCTCTTTATTGTCTGAGCGCTGAAGGTGTGCAATCTACCAATCAATGCCAATGGTTTGATTGGCTTACGCCGCTTTTTGATCAAACGTTTCAGCAGTCTCTTTGGATGACAACCGATGAGCCTAAGTTGCTGCTGGAGAAGATTAAACAACAGCTGGACAGACTTCATATTCAACCAAGCCAAAGCAACGCATTTAAGCTCGCGCAAAAATCGGTCGCGTTAGTTGAGAGCCAGCATGTGTTGGAGATTGAATCATTGGCTCAACATTGTGCTTGTTCGCGCAGAACGCTGGAACGAAGCTTTAAAAAAGTCACGGGGCTAAGTGTTAAACAGTACCTACAGATGATGCGTTTGGAGCAGATGATTATTGCCATTTATCAGCAAGAAGAAGAGATTGATTGGACTGAATTTTCCCAGCAGTTTGGTTTTAGCGATCAGTCTCATTTGATTCGCACTCTAAAGCAGCAATTGCGCAAGACGCCATCAAACTACCTGAGAAAACGCGATTTAACTATCGATATTTACGGCGACTTTGAATGA
- a CDS encoding putative signal transducing protein has product MMVVARFSFPHEAQIAKSSLEAAGIECCIADEHTINTQWLYSNAIGGVRLLVDEENAELAQSILATDFSDAVDESLEMGSSTESCPNCGSHHLLPFTQGKRSAFVVFILLGFPLFFYKHGYQCKDCGKFTPRAETK; this is encoded by the coding sequence ATGATGGTAGTAGCGAGATTTTCATTTCCTCATGAGGCGCAGATTGCCAAATCTAGCTTAGAGGCAGCGGGAATAGAATGTTGTATAGCCGATGAACACACTATCAACACACAATGGCTTTATTCGAATGCAATTGGTGGTGTGCGACTATTGGTCGACGAGGAAAATGCTGAGCTTGCTCAATCAATCCTTGCGACAGACTTTTCAGATGCCGTGGATGAGAGTTTGGAGATGGGCTCTTCTACTGAGAGTTGTCCCAACTGCGGAAGCCACCATTTGCTCCCCTTTACACAGGGTAAACGCTCTGCTTTTGTGGTGTTTATTCTGCTCGGCTTTCCATTGTTTTTCTATAAGCATGGCTATCAATGCAAAGATTGCGGCAAGTTTACACCACGAGCAGAGACTAAATAG
- the ribB gene encoding 3,4-dihydroxy-2-butanone-4-phosphate synthase codes for MNQTSLLAEFGDPITRVTKAIEALKNGHGVMLLDDEDRENEGDIIYSAEHLTSAQMALMIRECSGIVCLCLTEEHANQLELPPMVENNNSANQTAFTVSIEAKEGVTTGVSAQDRVTTVKTAVAANAKPSDLARPGHVFPLRARAGGVLTRRGHTEGTIDLVTLAGLQPAGLLCELTNPDGTMAKAPEIVAFAKIHDMPVLTIEDIVQYRTQHMQKSA; via the coding sequence ATGAATCAGACATCACTACTTGCCGAATTTGGCGACCCAATCACACGCGTAACTAAAGCTATCGAAGCGCTTAAAAATGGCCATGGCGTTATGCTGCTAGACGACGAAGATCGTGAAAATGAAGGCGATATCATCTACTCAGCTGAGCACCTAACATCTGCGCAAATGGCTCTAATGATCCGCGAGTGCAGCGGCATTGTGTGTCTATGTTTGACCGAAGAACACGCCAATCAACTTGAACTGCCACCAATGGTAGAGAATAACAACAGTGCAAACCAAACCGCATTTACCGTGTCCATTGAGGCAAAAGAAGGGGTAACAACGGGTGTATCTGCACAAGATCGCGTAACCACAGTAAAAACGGCTGTTGCTGCGAATGCCAAGCCAAGCGATCTCGCTCGCCCTGGTCACGTTTTCCCACTGCGCGCCCGAGCAGGCGGTGTTTTAACTCGTCGTGGTCATACTGAAGGTACGATTGATTTGGTGACATTAGCAGGGCTACAACCCGCTGGTTTGTTATGTGAGTTAACCAACCCAGACGGCACAATGGCAAAAGCACCTGAAATAGTTGCGTTTGCAAAGATACATGATATGCCAGTGTTGACGATTGAAGATATCGTGCAGTACCGTACACAACATATGCAGAAAAGTGCTTAG
- a CDS encoding GNAT family N-acetyltransferase: MKIVKVDSSNEHVFANLYQGYAAEFSRIIDDKPDENGLFEIYPQLGDNVTGFLLYVDGVPAALTSIAEKAPQQFDICDFYVVPYFRKNKVGKQFISKMFDNLRGSWEIKQVKGADHAVKFWRDVVSDYAQAGNIQGDWNEDQYQDDKWGMVTRQYFTVK; this comes from the coding sequence ATGAAAATAGTCAAGGTTGATAGCAGCAATGAGCATGTTTTTGCCAACCTGTACCAAGGTTACGCTGCCGAATTTTCTCGTATTATTGATGACAAACCTGATGAAAATGGGCTGTTTGAAATCTACCCTCAGTTAGGTGACAACGTCACGGGGTTTTTGCTTTATGTGGATGGTGTACCAGCAGCTTTAACCTCTATTGCTGAAAAAGCGCCACAACAGTTCGACATCTGTGATTTCTATGTGGTGCCTTATTTCCGCAAAAACAAAGTAGGTAAGCAGTTTATCTCGAAAATGTTCGATAACTTGCGAGGATCTTGGGAGATCAAGCAGGTAAAAGGTGCTGATCATGCGGTTAAGTTTTGGCGCGATGTCGTGAGTGACTATGCTCAAGCTGGCAATATTCAAGGTGATTGGAACGAAGACCAGTATCAGGATGATAAATGGGGCATGGTGACCAGACAGTATTTTACCGTTAAGTAG